The following coding sequences are from one Desulfosporosinus orientis DSM 765 window:
- a CDS encoding vitamin B12 dependent methionine synthase: MMESIQWPDLQLDTSEIYRRIGMPDANSARSQNFKPTIEEMRVKALELVEARCLYDYVPVKITGPGEITLANEFTVKASTSFFEGAHEVMLAIQTIGYRLEKEALRLFDSGEMLDGMVLDGCGTVALDEALELLRGMVVKEVTERGLQTGHNLCPGGYQIPLEAQKVLFALLDGEKLGITLGESLLMSPVKSHTLVIPVGEKLSKPNLSCAITCEMCVEQQNCAHSRLKFGKSKPAAL, encoded by the coding sequence ATGATGGAATCGATTCAATGGCCTGATTTACAATTAGATACGTCTGAGATATACCGGCGCATCGGCATGCCGGATGCTAATTCTGCGCGGAGTCAAAATTTTAAGCCGACCATCGAGGAGATGCGGGTGAAGGCCCTGGAACTTGTTGAAGCCCGCTGTCTTTATGATTATGTGCCGGTCAAAATCACGGGTCCGGGGGAAATAACCTTAGCCAATGAGTTCACAGTTAAGGCGTCCACCTCATTTTTCGAAGGCGCCCATGAAGTTATGCTGGCTATCCAAACCATCGGTTATCGTCTGGAAAAGGAAGCTTTGCGTTTATTTGACTCTGGAGAAATGCTCGACGGGATGGTTCTGGACGGCTGCGGTACTGTGGCCCTGGATGAGGCTTTAGAATTGTTAAGAGGGATGGTTGTCAAGGAAGTAACAGAGCGAGGACTGCAGACAGGGCATAATTTATGTCCGGGCGGTTATCAGATTCCCCTTGAGGCTCAAAAAGTTCTTTTTGCGTTGCTGGATGGAGAGAAATTAGGCATAACCTTGGGAGAGTCCTTGCTGATGTCTCCCGTTAAGTCTCATACCCTGGTTATTCCTGTCGGGGAGAAGCTGAGTAAGCCGAACCTGTCTTGCGCAATAACCTGCGAAATGTGTGTGGAACAGCAAAATTGTGCTCACAGCCGCTTAAAGTTTGGCAAATCTAAGCCTGCGGCATTGTAA
- a CDS encoding serine dehydratase subunit alpha family protein codes for MNYEKFLERLEKELVVTLGCTEPIAIAFAAALAKKNVKEENVTSITVLASTNVLKNAMAVMIPGAQGCGVDLAAALGVLAGDDTKGLEVLTGLTPLDVEKAKAMVEGGVVTVGIAKTAKKLYIEVSVATPHSCAKVIVADEHTRVVFVEADGKVVLNELPDHELEADWSEGNKQDHEDEFITLDSIWEFVQHVQISDLSIINQTIELNTSVGLEGLRNSYGLEVGKTIKDSVSNGMLADDLITYAMALTAGASDARMSGCTMPVMSNSGSGNQGISATLPVVAVGEKLQVSKEQLIRAVTLSNLIAIYIKLKIGRLSALCGATASGTGASCGIAYLLGGGIREIKSAIQNMQGNTTGMFCDGAKVGCALKLSTCTSAAVQSALMAVQGKTIQSTDGIIESNAEETLENLGRLAKQGSAEVDHIILDIMVQKKVG; via the coding sequence ATGAATTACGAGAAGTTTTTAGAGAGGTTAGAAAAAGAACTTGTGGTGACGCTGGGATGTACTGAACCGATAGCAATAGCCTTTGCAGCTGCTTTGGCCAAAAAGAATGTTAAAGAAGAAAACGTAACTTCAATTACAGTTTTAGCCAGTACCAATGTCTTGAAAAATGCTATGGCCGTTATGATACCGGGAGCACAAGGCTGCGGTGTTGATTTAGCAGCTGCCTTAGGTGTGCTGGCAGGAGATGATACAAAAGGTCTTGAAGTTCTGACGGGACTGACTCCTTTGGATGTGGAAAAGGCTAAGGCCATGGTTGAAGGAGGCGTTGTCACAGTAGGAATAGCGAAAACCGCTAAAAAACTATATATTGAGGTCAGCGTTGCCACCCCTCACTCCTGCGCCAAAGTGATTGTTGCTGATGAACATACACGAGTTGTTTTTGTTGAAGCCGACGGGAAAGTAGTACTTAACGAATTGCCTGACCATGAGCTTGAGGCGGACTGGTCAGAGGGGAATAAGCAAGACCATGAGGATGAGTTTATCACCCTGGATTCTATTTGGGAATTTGTTCAGCATGTGCAGATCAGTGATCTTTCAATTATTAATCAAACCATTGAATTAAATACAAGCGTTGGTTTAGAAGGGTTAAGAAACTCCTATGGTCTGGAAGTGGGAAAAACCATTAAAGACAGTGTCAGCAACGGCATGCTTGCAGATGATCTGATCACTTATGCCATGGCCTTAACAGCGGGTGCCTCAGATGCCAGGATGTCGGGCTGTACCATGCCTGTTATGAGCAACTCCGGAAGCGGAAACCAAGGCATATCGGCAACCTTGCCCGTTGTCGCCGTGGGGGAGAAATTACAGGTGTCAAAGGAGCAGCTTATCAGAGCGGTGACCTTAAGCAATCTTATCGCCATTTATATTAAGCTGAAGATTGGACGGCTTTCTGCTTTGTGTGGAGCAACGGCTTCCGGCACGGGAGCCAGCTGCGGAATTGCATACTTATTAGGAGGAGGAATCCGGGAAATTAAGTCTGCGATCCAAAATATGCAGGGCAATACAACAGGAATGTTCTGTGACGGGGCCAAAGTCGGGTGTGCTTTGAAGTTATCCACTTGTACCAGTGCAGCTGTCCAGTCAGCGCTCATGGCTGTCCAGGGTAAAACCATTCAGTCCACAGACGGGATTATCGAGAGCAATGCCGAAGAAACTCTGGAAAATCTGGGCAGGCTTGCAAAGCAGGGCAGTGCTGAAGTGGATCACATAATTCTGGATATTATGGTTCAAAAGAAGGTGGGGTAA
- a CDS encoding urocanate hydratase encodes MSSNYDISQAMTVKLDPELPEMPEFVEGIRRAPDRGYSLSLDQTKIALKNALRYVPEELHEQLAPEFLEELKTRGRIYAYRFRPAGKLSGKPIDEYKGNCIEGKAFQVMIDNNLDFDVALYPYELVTYGETGSVCQNWLQYRLIKKYLEVMTDHQTLVMESGHPVGLFPSRPESPRVIITNALMVGMFDNQKDWEIAEQMGVANYGQMTAGGWMYIGPQGIVHGTFNTLLNAGRMKLGIPNDGDLQGTLFISSGLGGMSGAQGKSVEIARGVGIIAEVDESRIKTRYEQGWVSRVSSDLEEVFRIAAESMEKKEPMSIAYQGNVVDLLEYAVDHNIKVDLLSDQTSCHVAYEGGYCPQGISFAERTRLLASDRDAFKRLVDKSLVRQFELIKTLVERGSYFFDYGNSFMKAVYDAGVMEISKNGVDEKDGFIFPSYVEDIMGPELFDYGYGPFRWVCLSGKPEDLRKTDAAAMSCIDPNRRGQDRDNYIWIRDAEKNKLVVGTQARILYQDAEGRIRIALKFNEMIRKGEIGPVMLGRDHHDVSGTDSPFRETANIKDGSNVMADMAVQSFAGDAARGMSMVSLHNGGGVGIGKAINGGFGLVLDGSERVDNVIKSALLWDVVGGVARRAWARNEHSIETGIEFNEKYKGLGHITVPFIPKDELIDRVVGK; translated from the coding sequence ATGAGCAGTAATTATGATATCTCTCAAGCCATGACGGTTAAGCTTGATCCGGAATTGCCTGAAATGCCTGAATTCGTGGAAGGGATTAGGCGAGCTCCGGATCGTGGGTATAGTCTTTCTCTTGATCAGACTAAAATCGCCTTGAAAAACGCTCTGCGTTATGTTCCTGAGGAGTTACATGAACAATTGGCTCCGGAATTTTTGGAGGAATTAAAGACCCGGGGCAGGATTTATGCTTATCGCTTCCGTCCGGCAGGGAAATTATCCGGGAAACCTATTGATGAATATAAAGGGAATTGTATTGAGGGTAAAGCTTTTCAGGTCATGATCGATAACAACCTGGATTTCGACGTGGCTCTTTATCCTTATGAGCTGGTTACTTATGGAGAAACGGGCAGTGTGTGTCAAAACTGGCTTCAATATCGTTTGATCAAAAAATATCTGGAAGTTATGACGGATCATCAGACGTTGGTCATGGAATCCGGTCATCCCGTGGGATTGTTCCCCTCCCGGCCTGAATCTCCCCGGGTAATCATTACCAATGCCTTAATGGTAGGAATGTTTGACAATCAAAAAGACTGGGAGATTGCCGAACAGATGGGGGTAGCCAACTATGGGCAAATGACGGCGGGAGGGTGGATGTACATAGGTCCTCAGGGAATTGTGCATGGTACCTTTAATACTTTGCTGAATGCCGGGCGAATGAAGCTAGGGATTCCTAATGACGGGGATTTGCAAGGGACGCTGTTTATTTCCTCAGGTTTGGGCGGCATGAGTGGTGCGCAAGGTAAATCTGTGGAGATTGCCCGGGGTGTCGGGATTATTGCCGAAGTGGATGAGTCCCGAATTAAGACCCGCTATGAGCAGGGCTGGGTTAGCCGCGTGTCTTCGGATTTGGAGGAAGTATTCCGAATAGCCGCTGAGTCTATGGAAAAGAAAGAGCCCATGTCCATTGCTTATCAGGGCAACGTTGTTGACCTGCTGGAATATGCAGTGGATCATAACATTAAGGTGGATTTACTGAGTGATCAGACGTCCTGCCATGTGGCTTATGAAGGGGGATATTGCCCTCAGGGAATTTCTTTCGCAGAGCGGACAAGACTTCTGGCGTCGGATCGGGATGCATTCAAGAGACTGGTGGATAAGAGCCTGGTTCGTCAATTTGAATTGATTAAGACATTAGTTGAGCGGGGGTCTTATTTCTTTGATTATGGCAATTCCTTTATGAAAGCGGTTTATGATGCCGGTGTAATGGAAATCTCCAAAAATGGTGTGGATGAGAAAGACGGCTTTATTTTCCCATCTTATGTCGAGGATATCATGGGACCTGAGCTTTTCGATTACGGGTATGGTCCCTTCCGCTGGGTTTGTTTGAGCGGCAAGCCGGAAGACTTGCGTAAAACGGATGCGGCCGCTATGTCTTGTATTGATCCCAATCGCCGGGGTCAGGATCGTGACAACTATATTTGGATTAGAGATGCTGAGAAAAACAAATTGGTGGTGGGTACTCAAGCCCGTATTCTCTATCAGGATGCGGAAGGCCGAATCCGCATTGCTCTTAAATTCAACGAAATGATCCGCAAGGGTGAGATTGGTCCGGTTATGTTGGGCCGGGATCACCATGATGTCAGCGGAACGGATTCACCCTTTAGAGAAACGGCCAATATTAAAGACGGCAGTAATGTTATGGCCGATATGGCAGTCCAAAGTTTTGCCGGTGATGCCGCACGGGGAATGAGTATGGTTTCTCTTCATAACGGCGGGGGTGTTGGTATCGGCAAAGCTATCAATGGGGGGTTTGGTTTAGTGCTTGACGGCAGTGAACGAGTGGATAACGTCATAAAATCGGCGCTTCTTTGGGATGTTGTCGGTGGTGTTGCCCGTCGTGCCTGGGCCAGAAATGAGCATTCTATCGAGACAGGTATTGAGTTTAATGAGAAGTACAAAGGTTTAGGGCATATCACGGTACCCTTTATTCCTAAAGATGAGTTAATTGATCGTGTTGTCGGCAAGTAA
- the hutI gene encoding imidazolonepropionase has protein sequence MHYADLLIHSARMMATLKGHSDSPAVGEKMSEIGLIENGAVAIREGKIIAVGTTEEVRKACLGPETKEISAEGKVVTPGFVDPHTHVLYGGSRENELSLKLKGVPYLDILKQGGGILSTVRSTKQASDEEIKTQTNRRLRTMLSFGTTTAEVKSGYGLTVEEELRALRLIHELDKEQAVDLVPTFMGAHAVPAGYSEEEFTDYVIDEMLPKAAAEGLAEFCDVFCEPGVFSLESSERILVKAQQLNLKLKMHADELESAGGAELAAKLGVVSADHLLKVSEAGIAALAQKGVIAALLPATSFNLAKNSYAPAREMVRAGVPIALATDSNPGSSPTESMPLVLTIACLYLRLTPEEALAGATINAAHAIGRADQVGSLEVGKKGDVLILDIPNLNYLPYHFGNNPVEKVIKGGKLVWEAQA, from the coding sequence GTGCATTATGCAGATCTCTTGATTCATTCTGCCCGGATGATGGCCACGCTGAAGGGGCATTCTGATAGTCCGGCTGTCGGGGAGAAGATGTCTGAGATTGGTTTAATTGAAAACGGAGCAGTGGCAATCCGAGAGGGTAAGATCATTGCAGTCGGTACAACTGAGGAAGTACGAAAGGCATGCTTGGGGCCAGAGACAAAAGAAATCAGTGCCGAGGGGAAGGTAGTAACGCCTGGCTTTGTTGACCCCCATACCCATGTGCTTTATGGAGGCTCCCGGGAAAATGAATTGTCCCTAAAGCTGAAAGGGGTTCCTTACCTGGATATTCTGAAGCAGGGCGGGGGAATATTATCAACGGTACGAAGCACGAAGCAGGCATCGGATGAGGAGATTAAGACCCAGACAAACCGCAGGCTTCGGACCATGCTCAGCTTTGGGACAACCACAGCAGAGGTAAAAAGCGGCTACGGTTTGACGGTGGAAGAAGAGTTGAGAGCCTTGCGTCTGATTCATGAACTGGACAAAGAACAAGCAGTAGACCTGGTTCCCACCTTCATGGGGGCTCATGCTGTTCCTGCAGGTTACAGTGAGGAAGAGTTTACAGATTATGTTATTGATGAGATGCTGCCGAAAGCAGCGGCTGAAGGGTTGGCTGAGTTTTGCGATGTCTTTTGCGAGCCGGGCGTTTTTAGCTTGGAATCAAGCGAACGCATTTTAGTTAAGGCACAGCAGCTTAATCTTAAGCTGAAAATGCATGCTGATGAATTGGAATCGGCGGGCGGAGCGGAGTTAGCAGCCAAGTTAGGAGTTGTAAGTGCCGATCATTTATTAAAAGTTTCTGAGGCCGGAATTGCCGCCCTGGCTCAGAAGGGTGTCATTGCGGCTTTACTCCCGGCAACTTCTTTTAACCTGGCTAAAAATTCCTATGCCCCGGCGAGAGAGATGGTTCGGGCCGGTGTGCCCATCGCTTTAGCCACGGACTCTAATCCTGGGTCTTCTCCCACGGAATCCATGCCTCTGGTCTTGACCATTGCCTGCCTTTACTTAAGGCTCACTCCTGAAGAGGCTTTAGCAGGTGCAACGATTAATGCAGCCCATGCCATAGGCAGAGCGGACCAAGTAGGAAGTTTGGAAGTGGGAAAAAAGGGGGATGTGCTTATTTTGGATATTCCCAATCTTAACTACTTGCCCTATCATTTTGGCAACAACCCCGTTGAAAAGGTTATTAAGGGCGGAAAGCTGGTTTGGGAGGCTCAAGCCTGA
- a CDS encoding aspartyl-phosphate phosphatase Spo0E family protein has translation MKHLINDQIEELRIQMHKVALDKELTDYRVVSISCKLDGLINEFYMMNRQKFKTYGDNLRDC, from the coding sequence GTGAAACATTTAATAAATGATCAAATTGAAGAATTACGAATACAAATGCACAAAGTAGCCTTAGATAAAGAGCTTACGGACTATAGGGTGGTGAGTATAAGCTGCAAATTGGATGGGCTGATTAATGAGTTCTATATGATGAATCGACAAAAGTTTAAAACGTATGGAGATAATCTAAGGGATTGCTGA
- a CDS encoding corrinoid protein: MSNFNNLADMVINGNFMGAKDLTQTLVDKGIAPLEIINQGLMAGMNVVGVRFKAGDMFVPEVMMSAKAMSSGIEILKPFMADSDMPSAGKVLIGTVKGDLHDIGKKLVVMMLESAGFDIIDLGVDIDPTAFVNAVKEHKPQVVGLSALLTTTMVAMRDTVEALKEEGLRDTVKIVVGGAPISQSFADDIGADGYAPDAAAATDLCRGLIG; the protein is encoded by the coding sequence ATGAGTAACTTCAACAACTTAGCTGACATGGTTATCAACGGGAATTTTATGGGGGCTAAGGATTTAACTCAAACCCTGGTTGATAAAGGGATAGCCCCCCTGGAGATCATTAATCAAGGTTTAATGGCAGGTATGAATGTTGTCGGCGTCCGTTTCAAAGCAGGTGATATGTTTGTCCCGGAGGTTATGATGTCGGCCAAGGCCATGAGCTCAGGCATTGAAATCCTCAAACCCTTTATGGCTGACAGTGATATGCCCTCAGCCGGCAAGGTTTTGATTGGGACGGTTAAAGGTGACCTTCACGATATTGGTAAAAAACTGGTGGTTATGATGCTGGAAAGTGCCGGTTTCGATATTATTGATTTAGGTGTGGACATAGATCCTACTGCTTTTGTAAATGCTGTTAAGGAGCACAAGCCTCAAGTCGTCGGTTTATCCGCTCTTTTGACCACCACTATGGTGGCAATGCGCGATACCGTTGAAGCCTTAAAGGAAGAAGGATTGCGGGATACGGTCAAAATCGTTGTGGGGGGGGCTCCTATTTCCCAAAGTTTCGCAGATGACATCGGTGCTGACGGGTATGCCCCGGATGCTGCAGCGGCAACGGATTTATGCCGGGGTTTAATCGGTTAG